CGAAATTCAAATTGGTGAATCAAACAAGAGAAGAGCTTAAGAAAGATTATAGAGTAATAGATATAGATGGCGTTAGGGTTGAATTCCCAGATGGATGGGGTCTTATTAGAGCCTCGAATACCCAACCAGCATTAGTTCTAAGATTTGAAGCCGATTCACCTGACAGGCTTGAGGAAATACGTTCTATAATTGAAGATAAATTGGAAATTGCCAGGGATATGTTGAGTTAACTCTTGCTAATCTATTAATTAGTACCGGTTAAAACAGGATTAAATCGATAATTCACATATCGTTTCTCGGATGGCTACAACTCGAATTGGTTACTGTATAACACGATCACATATAAACACTGGAGGACTCTTACATGCAGACCTATGACATTGTAGTGATAGGTGGCGGGGCAGCAGGACTAACGGCTGCTACTGGATCCGCAAAGTTTGGACTTAAGGTTGCAATAATTGAAAAAGAGAAATTAGGGGGTGACTGCCTCTATTACGGTTGTGTTCCGAGTAAAACTCTTATTCGTTCAGCAAAAATTGTTTCATTAATTAAAAGGGCGCATGAGTTCGGCCTTCATAAGGCTAATGTGTCGTTTGAATTCGAAAATGTGATCAGCCATGTATGGGACGTAATAGAAAAAATAGGTGAGCACGACGATCCCGAGAGATTCAGGAAAATGGGGATCGACGTAATTTTTGGTGCGCCAAGGTTTATTTCCTCCAGAGAAATAGAGGTAGACGGAAAGAAGATCAGGAGCAAAAAATTCGTTATATCCACGGGATCCAGCTCTCTCATACCCAATATTAAGGGACTCAAAGAAACGGGTTATATAACACATGTTGATGTTTTTCATCTAAAAAAACTCCCCCCTTCCATAATTGTCATAGGTGCAGGGCCGATTGGAATCGAGATGTCTCAGGCGTTCGCAAGATTCGGCTCCGACGTAACTGTGATAGAAATGGAAAATCAAATTCTTCCTAAAGAGGACGTGGATATATCTAAAACACTCGAGAGTTGTCTGGCAAAAGAAGGCATAAGGTTCTACACAGGAACAACCGTAAAGCGTGTTAATAATGAGAATGGGAAAAGGGCCATCCTTTGTGTAAAGGATGGAAAAGAGGTCGTGCACAGGGCTGATGAAATCTTAGTTGCTGTTGGACGCACTCCCAACACAGATGGACTGAATCTTGAGGCGTCGGGAGTTGAACACACCGAAAAAGGCATAACGGTAAACAGCAATCTCAAGACAACTGCCAAAAACATTTGGGCATGTGGTGATGTCGTGGGGCCCTATCTCTTTACACACATGGCTGAATACCAGGCCGGAATAGTACTCAGAAACGCGCTATTCAAGTTATCCGCTAAGGTTGACTATTCGGCAGTTCCATGGACAACATTCACCGATCCAGAGGTGGCTCACATAGGATTGACAGAGAACGAAGCAATAGAAAAGGATCTGAATTACACTGTTTATAAATACAACTACAGCGATGTAGATAGAGCGGTTACGGAGGTGGAAGGTCACGGATTCGTCAAGGTCTTATCCACCGGGTGGAAAGGAAAGATCATTGGAGCTCACATAATAGGCCCGAGTGCCGGCGAATTGATTCACGAACTCATACTGGCAATAAGGAAAAGGTTAACGGTTAAGGATATCTCTTCAACGATCCATGTCTATCCTACACTCGCCCTGGGTACGAGACAAACTACAGATTTGTATTTCCACGAGAAATTCTTCTCACCGGGCTGGACTCAGAAGGTTCTGAGATTAGTCGTAAAGATACTTAAGTAGGAAACTAGTCCCCGAGGACTCATAGTTCAACTTACTTTATGTGAAGATTCGTATTAGTATGAAGTTGGGAAGCCACGCTCAAGGCGTTTTCATTCTTGGCAAGAAATAATAAGTCCTGATTCTAAAAAACATGGATATTCAGATTAATGAATTCGGGCATGACAGATTCTTGCCATTCCCGCGGATTACCCGATCAAGCCTGCACTCGAATGCATCGATCGGGTGACATTCGAGTACAGGCGTTAGCCGGAATCCACACTATTGTCAGGCGTAAACAGAATTACGTTTTAATACATCCTTTTAACTATTTCATTCGTCTAACTAGCTCAAATGATTAATGCACTTCGCCAACATTGGCCTGAATATCTGATGGAAGCAGCAGGACTGGGACTATTCATGATTTCAGCCTGTCTCTTCACCATACTTTTGGAGCACCCGGGTTCTCCGGTCCGTATGGCAATAAATGACCCTTTCTTCAGAAGGTTCCTCATAGGAGTAGCCATGGGCCTTACAGCAATCGGCATTATTTATTCACCCTGGGGAAAACAATCGGGTGCGCACATAAACCCATCTGTAACACTGACTTTCCTCCGTTTGGGAAAAGTGAAGTCTTGGGATGCCATCTTTTACATTATAGCGCAGTTTATTGGAGCGCTTCTAGGCGTTATCTTGGTTATAGCACTGGTTCGACACCTAATCACTCATCCTTCGGTCAATTACGTTGACACACTTCCAGGCCCCAGTGGAGCAATGGTTGCCTTCGTTGCCGAGTTAACGATCTCTTTTATTCTCATGACGGTCATTCTGATTGTTTCCAATACAAGAAGAATTGCTCGTTATACAGGTATCTTCGCAGGAATACTTGTCGCTATCTATATCACCTTTGAGGCTCCGCTCTCCGGAATGAGTATGAATCCAGCTCGAACATTTGGCTCTGCTATGCCAGCTCATCATCTTATGCACCTCTGGGTTTACTTTACGGCTCCAGTCCTGGGAATGCTTATAGCGGCAGAAGTTTACGTGAGGGTGATGGGACTGAGCAGCATTTCATGTGCAAAGCTACACCACCAAAATGATAAACGCTGCATACACTGCGGGTATCCCGGCGCAATAAAATCCACATCATTTAATGTAACAACAAAACAAAGGGCTTATATATGACCTTTATCAACATATGCAAAACAAAAATAGGAGGTTTTAAGATGAATAAATTCATCATAGCTAAAAGGGTCCTCACGGGCCTATTTGTCGCAGTCGTAATGGTGATCTTTCTCGTCCCGATGAGCAGCTTCGCCGCCAACGAACATACCACCATACCCTTTTACCCTTTACGGGCGTTAAGGTAAATGGTGGCACAGTTACACACACA
This DNA window, taken from Thermodesulfobacteriota bacterium, encodes the following:
- a CDS encoding aquaporin → MINALRQHWPEYLMEAAGLGLFMISACLFTILLEHPGSPVRMAINDPFFRRFLIGVAMGLTAIGIIYSPWGKQSGAHINPSVTLTFLRLGKVKSWDAIFYIIAQFIGALLGVILVIALVRHLITHPSVNYVDTLPGPSGAMVAFVAELTISFILMTVILIVSNTRRIARYTGIFAGILVAIYITFEAPLSGMSMNPARTFGSAMPAHHLMHLWVYFTAPVLGMLIAAEVYVRVMGLSSISCAKLHHQNDKRCIHCGYPGAIKSTSFNVTTKQRAYI
- a CDS encoding FAD-dependent oxidoreductase; this translates as MQTYDIVVIGGGAAGLTAATGSAKFGLKVAIIEKEKLGGDCLYYGCVPSKTLIRSAKIVSLIKRAHEFGLHKANVSFEFENVISHVWDVIEKIGEHDDPERFRKMGIDVIFGAPRFISSREIEVDGKKIRSKKFVISTGSSSLIPNIKGLKETGYITHVDVFHLKKLPPSIIVIGAGPIGIEMSQAFARFGSDVTVIEMENQILPKEDVDISKTLESCLAKEGIRFYTGTTVKRVNNENGKRAILCVKDGKEVVHRADEILVAVGRTPNTDGLNLEASGVEHTEKGITVNSNLKTTAKNIWACGDVVGPYLFTHMAEYQAGIVLRNALFKLSAKVDYSAVPWTTFTDPEVAHIGLTENEAIEKDLNYTVYKYNYSDVDRAVTEVEGHGFVKVLSTGWKGKIIGAHIIGPSAGELIHELILAIRKRLTVKDISSTIHVYPTLALGTRQTTDLYFHEKFFSPGWTQKVLRLVVKILK